A window of Epinephelus fuscoguttatus linkage group LG24, E.fuscoguttatus.final_Chr_v1 contains these coding sequences:
- the LOC125884683 gene encoding cyclic nucleotide-gated channel cone photoreceptor subunit alpha-like has translation MDTQDQTGTGLLSRLSNMMHFGRSSVGPAESSVSSQRTEENTRSRSSDCRCALAAQNMNNSNNNDGKKDEKKDEKKDEKKDEKKDEKKDEKKDEKKDDKKDAKKDDKKDDKKEEPKEVWIMDPATDMYYYWLCTISVPVFYNLMLLVARACFNELQYANSTTWMVADYISDVIYYIDTFVRARTGFLEQGLLVKDEKILKEKYMKTRQFKLDIISIIPTDIVFLKIGVDNPEWRFNRLFRLARLFEFFDRTETRTNFPNIFRIANLVLYIIIIIHWNGCLYFAISKVLGFGSDTWVYPAPTNPEFARLARQYIYCFYWSTLTLTTIGETPPPVRDVEYFFVVVDFLTGVLIFATIVGNVGAMISNMNAARVEFQAKIDSIKQYMQFRKVTKDLEARVVKWFDYLWTEEKTCDEKLVLKNLPDKLKAEIAINVHLETLRKVRIFQDCEAGLLVELVLKLQPQVFSPGDYICKKGDIGREMYIIKEGKLAVVADDGVTQFVVLSDGAYFGEISILGIKGSKAGNRRTANIRSVGYSDLFALSKDDLMEALIEYPDAKTLLEEKGRSILMKDNLIDESLVAAVDVKDLEEKVNKIEGNIEVMTVKFRKLTDQYESSQRKLKQRLTNISNQVRTLRIDE, from the exons ATGGACACTCAGGATCAGACGGGGACAGGACTGCTGTCCAG GCTATCCAACATGATGCATTTTGGGAGGAGCAGCGTTGGCCCTGCAGAGTCCAGCGTCAGCAGCCAGAGAACAGAGGAGAACACgaggagcaggagcag CGATTGTCGCTGCGCCCTGGCTGcacaaaacatgaacaactccAACAACAATGATGG taaaaaagatgagaagaaagacgaaaagaaagatgaaaagAAAGACGAGAAGAAAGATGAAAAGAAAGATGAGAAGAAAGACGAAAAGAAAGACGATAAGAAAGATGCCAAGAAAGACGACAAAAAGGATGATAAAAAGGAAGAACC AAAGGAGGTGTGGATCATGGACCCCGCCACAGATATGTACTATTACTGGCTGTGCACAATATCTGTTCCAGTGTTCTACAACCTGATGCTCCTGGTGGCCAG GGCTTGTTTCAACGAACTGCAGTATGCAAATTCAACCACATGGATGGTTGCGGACTACATTTCAGATGTCATCTACTACATTGACACCTTTGTGAGAGCCAGGACAG GTTTTCTGGAGCAAGGTCTTCTTGTAAAGGATGAGAAGATCCTGAAAGAAAAGTACATGAAGACGCGCCAGTTCAAATTAGACATCATATCAATCATTCCCACAGATATTGTTTTCCTCAAAATTGGAGTTGACAACCCAGAGTGGAGGTTCAACCGTCTCTTTAGGTTAGCGCGGCTCTTTGAGTTCTTTGACCGGACTGAAACTCGAACCAATTTCCCCAACATCTTTCGAATTGCTAACCTTGTACTttacatcattatcattatccaCTGGAATGGTTGCCTCTACTTTGCCATCTCCAAGGTACTTGGCTTTGGCTCAGACACCTGGGTTTATCCAGCCCCCACTAATCCTGAATTTGCTCGCCTGGCGAGACAGTACATCTACTGCTTTTATTGGTCCACTCTTACCCTGACCACTATTGGAGAGACACCACCCCCAGTCCGAGATGTTGAATACTTTTTTGTGGTAGTTGACTTCCTCACTGGGGTTCTGATCTTTGCTACAATTGTAGGCAATGTTGGTGCCATGATTTCCAACATGAATGCTGCACGTGTAGAGTTCCAGGCTAAGATTGACTCTATCAAGCAATACATGCAATTTCGAAAGGTCACCAAAGACCTGGAGGCCAGGGTGGTGAAGTGGTTTGACTACCTTTGGACGGAGGAGAAAACCTGTGATGAGAAGCTGGTGCTGAAGAACCTGCCGGACAAACTAAAAGCTGAGATAGCCATCAACGTCCATCTGGAGACTCTAAGGAAAGTGCGCATCTTTCAAGACTGTGAAGCAGGTTTGCTTGTTGAGTTGGTCCTTAAACTTCAGCCACAAGTTTTCAGTCCTGGTGACTACATCTGTAAGAAGGGGGACATTGGCAGAGAAATGTATATCATCAAAGAAGGAAAGCTGGCTGTGGTAGCAGATGATGGGGTGACCCAGTTTGTGGTCCTCAGTGATGGGGCATACTTTGGAGAAATCAGCATCCTTGGTATCAAGGGGAGTAAGGCAGGAAACCGAAGAACAGCCAACATTCGAAGTGTGGGCTATTCTGATCTGTTTGCCCTGTCCAAAGACGATCTGATGGAGGCACTCATTGAGTATCCTGATGCTAAAACCTTGCTGGAGGAGAAGGGAAGGTCCATTCTGATGAAAGATAATCTCATAGATGAGTCACTGGTCGCTGCTGTTGATGTCAAAGACTTGGAGGAAAAGGTCAACAAAATTGAGGGGAATATCGAGGTCATGACAGTCAAATTTCGAAAGCTAACAGACCAGTATGAATCTTCCCAGCGTAAACTAAAGCAACGGCTCACCAATATCTCAAACCAGGTCCGAACCCTCAGAATAGACGAGTAG
- the LOC125884681 gene encoding ubiquitin-protein ligase E3A translates to MNSDEKEDCECAPPQAETSPAGGPYREYEEPEIENPEASRMKRAAAKHLIERYYHQLTEGCGNESCSNSWCASSLGFNRMDNNAAAVKALELYKVNAKLCDPHPSKKGTASAYLESSAHSNSACSNRKLNHKDVHSVRDNFKDVNYLTEEKVYEILDICGEKEDYSPLIRVIGRVFSSADGLVQSFRRSKPHTKEELKSLQGKDEDKDEDEKEAAACSATAMEEDSPSASSSSSRLGEGSSGENDVQKLAPDEVSVDIEAVRRVYERLLSNEKIEAAFLNALVYLSPNVECDLTYHNVYSRDPNYLNLFVIVMENSNLHSPEYLEIALPQFCKAMSKLPLAAQAKLARLWAHYSAEQIRRMVETFQQLITYKVISNEFNSRNLVNDDDAVVAATKCLKIVYYANVLGGDLDMEHNEEEDEEPIPESSELTLQELLGEERRNKKGPRVDPLETELGIRTNDCRRPLIAFEEFVNEPLNEVLEMDKDYTFFKVETENKFSFMTCPFILNAVTKNLGLYYDNRIRMYSERRITVLYSLVQGQQLNPYLRLKVRRDHIIDDALVRLEMIAMENPADLKKQLYVEFEGEQGVDEGGVSKEFFQLVVEEIFNPDIGMFTYDEGTKLFWFNPSSFENEGQYTLIGIVLGLAIYNNCILDVHFPMVVYRKLMGKKGTFRDLADANPVLHQSLKELLEYEGSVEEDMMITFQISQTDLFGNPLMYDLRENGDKIPVTNENRKEFVAQYAEYMLNKSVEKQFKAFRRGFHMVTNESPLKYLFRPEEIELLICGSRNLDFLALEETTEYDGGYNRDSRIIKEFWETLHSFGEEQKRLFLQFTTGTDRAPVGGLGKLKMIIAKNGPDTDRLPTSHTCFNVLLLPEYSSKEKLRERLLKAITYAKGFGML, encoded by the exons ATGAATTCCGACGAGAAGGAGGACTGTGAGTGTGCGCCACCACAGGCCGAGACGAGCCCCGCAGGAGGACCTTATAG AGAATACGAGGAGCCTGAAATAGAAAACCCAGAAGCAAGCCGAAT GAAGCGAGCAGCTGCCAAACATCTAATAGAGCGCTATTACCACCAGTTAACGGAGGGCTGTGGGAATGAGTCATGCTCCAACTCATGGTGTGCCTCGTCACTCGGCTTCAACCGCATGGATAACAACGCAGCTGCGGTCAAAGCCCTGGAACTCTACAAGGTCAACGCTAAGCTATGCGACCCACACCCCTCGAAGAAAGGCACTGCCTCGGCCTACCTGGAGAGCAGCGCTCACAGCAACTCGGCCTGCAGCAACAGGAAGTTGAACCATAAAGATGTCCACTCTGTACGGGATAATTTCAAAG ATGTAAATTACCTGACAGAGGAGAAAGTGTATGAGATCCTGGACATCTGTGGAGAGAAGGAAGACTACTCGCCTCTGATCAGGGTAATCGGCAGGGTGTTCTCCAGTGCTGACGGCCTGGTGCAGAGCTTCAGGAGGTCCAAACCTCACACTAAAGAGGAGCTCAAGTCCCTCCAAGGTAAGGACGAGGACAAGGATGAAGATGAGAAGGAAGCAGCCGCCTGTTCTGCTACAGCTATGGAGGAGGACTCCCCCTCCGCATCCTCGTCATCATCGAGGCTGGGAGAGGGCTCCTCAGGGGAAAACGATGTCCAGAAGCTGGCCCCCGATGAGGTGTCGGTGGACATCGAAGCCGTGCGGCGGGTCTACGAGCGCTTGCTGTCCAATGAGAAGATAGAAGCAGCCTTCCTGAATGCTCTGGTCTACCTCTCGCCCAACGTAGAGTGCGATCTGACGTACCACAACGTGTATTCACGAGACCCAAACTACCTGAATCTGTTTGTTATCGTGATGGAAAACAGCAACCTCCACAGTCCAGAGTACCTGGAGATCGCCCTCCCACAGTTCTGCAAGGCCATGAGCAAACTCCCGCTGGCAGCTCAGGCCAAGTTGGCGCGCTTATGGGCGCACTACAGCGCGGAGCAGATCCGTCGCATGGTAGAGACCTTCCAGCAGCTCATCACCTACAAGGTGATCAGTAACGAGTTCAACAGCCGCAACCTGGTCAACGATGATGACGCAGTGGTGGCGGCTACCAAGTGCTTGAAGATCGTCTACTATGCAAACGTGCTGGGCGGCGACCTCGACATGGAGCACAACGAGGAAGAGGACGAGGAGCCCATCCCGGAGTCCAGCGAGCTCAccctgcaggagctgctgggcGAGGAGCGGCGAAACAAGAAGGGCCCTCGGGTGGACCCGCTGGAGACGGAGCTGGGGATCCGCACCAACGATTGCCGACGGCCACTCATTGCCTTTGAGGAGTTTGTCAATGAGCCTCTGAACGAGGTGCTGGAGATGGACAAGGACTACACTTTCTTTAAGGTTGAGACTGAAAACAAGTTCTCCTTCATGACCTGCCCCTTCATCCTCAACGCCGTCACCAAGAACCTGGGCCTGTACTACGACAACCGCATCCGCATGTACAGCGAGCGGCGCATTACTGTGCTCTACAGTTTGGTCCAGGGTCAGCAGCTCAATCCCTACCTGAGGCTGAAAGTGCGGCGAGACCACATCATCGATGATGCTCTGGTCAGG CTGGAGATGATCGCgatggagaatcctgcagactTGAAGAAGCAGCTGTACGTGGAGTTTGAAGGAGAACAAGGTGTAGATGAAGGAGGCGTATCCAAAGAGTTCTTCCAGCTGGTGGTGGAGGAGATTTTCAACCCAGATATTG GCATGTTCACATATGACGAGGGCACCAAACTGTTTTGGTTTAACCCATCATCGTTTGAGAACGAGGGCCAGTACACTCTGATTGGCATCGTCCTGGGTTTGGCCATTTACAACAACTGTATCTTGGACGTCCACTTCCCCATGGTGGTGTACAGGAAGCTGATGGGCAAGAAAGGAACCTTCAGGGATTTGGCTGATGCCAACCCG GTTCTACACCAGAGTCTGAAGGAGCTGCTGGAGTACGAGGGCAGCGTGGAGGAGGACATGATGATCACTTTCCAGATTTCACAGACGGACCTGTTTGGGAACCCCCTCATGTATGATTTAAGGGAAAATGGGGACAAGATTCCAGtcacaaatgaaaacagaaag gagtttGTGGCCCAGTACGCAGAGTACATGCTGAACAAGAGTGTGGAGAAGCAGTTCAAAGCCTTCAGGAGAGGCTTCCACATGGTCACCAACGAGTCCCCGCTCAAATACCTGTTCAGACCAGAGGAAATCGAGCTCCTGATCTGCGGAAGCAGG AACCTGGACTTCCTAGCACTTGAAGAAACGACAGAATACGACGGCGGTTACAACAGAGATTCTCGAATCATCAA GGAGTTTTGGGAGACATTGCACTCGTTTGGTGAGGAGCAGAAGCGCCTCTTCCTGCAGTTCACCACCGGCACTGACAGAGCACCTGTGGGTGGGCTGGGCAAGCTGAAGATGATCATTGCCAAGAACGGCCCTGACACTGACAG GTTACCGACGTCTCACACTTGCTTTAACGTGCTGCTGTTGCCTGAGTACAGCAGCAAGGAGAAGCTGAGGGAGAGACTGCTGAAAGCCATCACCTATGCCAAAGGGTTTGGCATGCTCTGA